One Verrucomicrobiia bacterium genomic window, TTCGACCACGACCAGGCGCTGGTGGGCGAGTACTTCGCCAGGAAGACATTGTAGCTGCCAACCGAGAGCAGGCCCCCGCCCAGATCCAGGCTGCCGGCGAAGTATCCGGTGATGACAGGATTGCCGCTGCCATCCACGGTCAGACCGGTGCCCTTGATGGT contains:
- a CDS encoding nucleotide-binding protein, with translation TIKGTGLTVDGSGNPVITGYFAGSLDLGGGLLSVGSYNVFLAKYSPTSAWSWSKNFGGTTTEMGYAVASDSTGNVFTTGSFMTSINLGGGSQLSAGGFDMYLGKFAP